Proteins encoded within one genomic window of Elstera cyanobacteriorum:
- the gmd gene encoding GDP-mannose 4,6-dehydratase, giving the protein MTQKVALITGVTGQDGAYLARLLLDKGYMVHGLKRRSSSFNTGRIDDIYQDIHEADARFRLHYGDMTDSTNLIRLVQETQPDEIYNLAAQSHVQVSFDTPEYTANADAIGVLRLLEAIRLLGLGQKTRFYQASTSELYGLVQETPQRETTPFYPRSPYGVAKLYGYWITVNYRESYGFYACNGILFNHESPIRGETFVTRKITRAVAAIELGKQDKLYLGNLDAKRDWGHARDYVEGMWRILQQPEAEDFVLATGETRSVREFVERAFAETGRQIVWSGEGVEEVGKDARTGKVVVEIDPRYFRPAEVDLLLGDAAKARAKLGWEPTTSFPDLVKEMVASDLALLRSGGSLGTGAE; this is encoded by the coding sequence ATGACGCAGAAGGTTGCCCTGATTACGGGCGTGACGGGGCAAGACGGGGCTTATCTGGCGCGGCTGCTGCTCGACAAGGGCTATATGGTACATGGGCTGAAGCGGCGCTCGTCGTCCTTCAACACCGGCCGTATCGACGATATCTATCAGGATATTCACGAAGCCGATGCGCGCTTCCGCCTGCATTACGGCGACATGACCGATTCGACCAACCTGATCCGTCTGGTGCAGGAAACCCAGCCGGACGAGATTTATAACCTCGCGGCGCAAAGCCATGTGCAGGTGAGCTTCGATACGCCGGAATATACGGCCAATGCCGACGCCATCGGCGTGCTGCGCCTGCTGGAAGCCATTCGCCTGCTGGGGTTGGGGCAGAAGACGCGCTTCTACCAAGCCTCCACCTCCGAACTCTATGGGTTGGTGCAGGAAACGCCGCAGCGTGAAACCACGCCCTTCTACCCGCGCTCGCCCTATGGCGTTGCGAAGCTCTACGGTTATTGGATCACGGTCAATTACCGCGAATCCTATGGCTTCTATGCCTGCAACGGCATCCTGTTCAATCACGAAAGCCCGATCCGCGGCGAAACCTTCGTGACTCGCAAGATCACCCGCGCCGTGGCCGCCATCGAGCTTGGCAAGCAGGACAAGCTCTACCTCGGCAATCTCGACGCCAAGCGCGACTGGGGCCATGCCCGCGACTATGTGGAAGGCATGTGGCGCATTCTGCAACAGCCGGAAGCTGAGGATTTCGTGCTGGCGACCGGGGAAACCCGTTCGGTGCGCGAATTCGTGGAACGCGCCTTCGCCGAAACCGGACGGCAGATCGTCTGGTCGGGTGAGGGGGTGGAGGAAGTCGGGAAAGACGCCAGGACCGGCAAAGTGGTCGTCGAAATCGATCCGCGCTACTTCCGCCCGGCGGAGGTCGATCTGCTGCTCGGCGATGCCGCCAAGGCGCGCGCTAAGCTGGGCTGGGAGCCGACGACCAGCTTCCCCGATCTCGTGAAAGAAATGGTCGCCTCCGATCTCGCCCTGCTGCGGTCGGGCGGATCCTTGGGCACCGGGGCTGAATAG
- a CDS encoding RNA methyltransferase: MTLRPLVRPPEDQPAFVLVEPQLADNIGFAARAMLNFGLTWMRLVNPRPEWPSERATATASGAALVLENATVYRSMTEALGDRQVVYATSARPRDLVKRVVTPRQAAAELRAHAAAGTRTAVLFGPERMGLINDDLAPVDAVITCPVNPDFSSLNLAQAVLLIGYEWFQAADETPATELRTGTAALASRAHLESYLLRLETELEECGFLRIPHMRPAMVRNIRALFGRMQLTDQEVRTLHGMLTELVTKRLSANSLEAPETEK; encoded by the coding sequence ATGACCTTACGCCCGCTCGTCCGCCCACCTGAAGATCAGCCCGCCTTTGTGCTGGTCGAACCGCAATTGGCCGATAATATTGGCTTTGCCGCCCGCGCCATGCTGAACTTCGGTCTAACGTGGATGCGCCTTGTCAACCCGCGCCCAGAATGGCCGAGCGAACGGGCGACCGCCACCGCCTCCGGCGCCGCCCTAGTGCTGGAGAATGCCACCGTCTATCGGTCGATGACGGAAGCCCTGGGGGACCGGCAGGTGGTCTATGCTACCTCCGCCCGGCCGCGCGATTTGGTGAAGCGCGTTGTCACCCCCCGGCAGGCCGCCGCCGAACTGCGCGCCCATGCCGCTGCCGGAACCCGGACGGCGGTGCTGTTCGGGCCGGAGCGCATGGGGCTGATCAACGACGATCTGGCGCCAGTCGATGCTGTTATCACCTGCCCGGTGAACCCGGATTTCTCCTCGCTCAATCTCGCACAAGCCGTGCTGCTGATCGGTTACGAATGGTTCCAGGCCGCCGACGAGACCCCAGCGACGGAACTGCGCACCGGCACGGCGGCCCTCGCCAGCCGCGCGCATCTCGAAAGCTATCTGCTGCGGCTGGAGACGGAGTTGGAGGAATGCGGCTTCCTGCGCATCCCCCATATGCGTCCGGCGATGGTCCGCAATATCCGCGCGCTTTTCGGGCGCATGCAGTTGACGGATCAGGAAGTCCGCACCCTACACGGCATGCTGACGGAGCTGGTGACGAAGCGCCTTTCCGCTAATTCACTTGAAGCACCGGAAACAGAGAAGTAG
- a CDS encoding GGDEF domain-containing protein — MLLYAEGRRRTTMILDSYTLIINSAVISFVMMIAMMMVWSVSREHRSALLWAAALGLNCGGLIVYTLSPLLPPWGPPFGNFFFAIAGYLLWAGLRDFRKASFLRSPVILLPVYYILGILYFLFIQTDLTARIFIASTFQISAGMLYAREALLIRRRGLAGAVASIAAAISIGHALYYAFRLISALGFEPVPTLLGPHTWQTYTFLESGIYVLATGVALMAMTVDNLYLQLRLTALSDRTTGLLSRNAVLERLTEEMAAAHSAHRPLHLMMIDLDHLDRVNETYGHKAGDAMLAAFGSLMRNEFRLEKNSGRYGGDEFALVLPGMTAAEATNLAHQIRRATEALILPLENGRVSLTVSIGLTGLQHQDQQFDTLIARADTALYRAKQTGRNRVVVL; from the coding sequence ATGCTCCTATATGCCGAAGGGCGCCGCCGCACCACTATGATTTTGGATAGCTACACGCTCATTATTAACAGTGCCGTCATCTCCTTCGTCATGATGATCGCCATGATGATGGTGTGGTCGGTCAGCCGGGAACATCGGTCGGCGCTGCTCTGGGCGGCGGCTCTCGGGCTAAACTGCGGCGGCCTTATCGTTTATACCTTATCGCCCCTGCTGCCGCCGTGGGGGCCGCCGTTCGGCAATTTCTTTTTTGCGATTGCAGGCTATCTTCTATGGGCGGGATTGCGCGATTTCCGAAAGGCGTCCTTCCTGCGGTCTCCGGTCATCCTTTTGCCGGTCTATTACATCCTCGGGATTCTCTATTTTCTCTTTATCCAGACCGATTTGACCGCGCGCATTTTCATCGCCTCGACGTTTCAGATTAGCGCGGGGATGCTTTATGCGCGGGAAGCCTTGCTGATCCGTCGGCGCGGCTTGGCTGGGGCGGTGGCGTCGATTGCGGCAGCCATCTCCATCGGTCACGCGCTGTATTACGCCTTCCGTCTGATTTCCGCTCTCGGGTTCGAGCCCGTCCCGACCTTGCTGGGACCGCATACGTGGCAGACATATACTTTCCTCGAATCGGGGATTTATGTTCTGGCCACCGGCGTCGCCTTAATGGCGATGACGGTTGATAATCTTTATCTTCAGCTTCGGTTGACCGCGCTCAGCGACCGCACGACGGGGCTCTTGAGCCGCAACGCGGTGCTGGAGCGATTGACCGAAGAAATGGCGGCCGCCCACAGCGCGCACCGGCCCCTGCACCTGATGATGATCGACCTCGACCATCTCGACCGGGTGAACGAAACCTACGGTCACAAGGCGGGGGATGCGATGCTGGCGGCCTTCGGCAGTCTGATGCGCAACGAATTCCGCCTGGAAAAAAACAGCGGGCGCTATGGCGGCGACGAGTTTGCCCTGGTGCTACCCGGCATGACGGCGGCGGAGGCAACCAATCTTGCTCATCAGATCCGCCGGGCGACGGAAGCGCTGATCCTGCCGCTGGAAAACGGCCGCGTCAGCCTGACGGTCAGCATCGGGCTCACCGGGCTTCAGCATCAGGATCAGCAGTTCGACACGCTGATCGCCCGCGCCGATACCGCCCTCTACCGCGCCAAGCAGACGGGGCGGAACCGGGTGGTTGTGCTATAA
- a CDS encoding ATP-dependent Clp protease proteolytic subunit yields the protein MTSPRTVFFGYTGPIEPNGASRIAAALNSAANEGCEEVSLAFSSGGGYVADGIYLFNHIRAMPFKLTIYNIGSVSSIALVVFLAGTYRYCSAHAMFMTHPTSIYSGTEGQSAERLQASLDAALADDFRTETILRQNTRLPDDILAARRYRDVYLTPQQAIETGLVQGVREFTLPQGFQIIQI from the coding sequence ATGACAAGCCCCCGAACGGTTTTCTTCGGTTACACCGGCCCAATAGAACCTAACGGGGCATCGCGTATTGCCGCCGCCTTGAATAGCGCCGCCAATGAAGGATGCGAAGAAGTTAGCCTAGCGTTCAGTTCTGGGGGCGGGTATGTCGCCGACGGAATTTATCTTTTCAATCACATTCGGGCGATGCCGTTTAAATTGACGATCTATAATATCGGCAGCGTTAGTTCGATTGCTTTGGTTGTCTTTTTAGCGGGAACCTATCGTTACTGCTCTGCCCACGCTATGTTTATGACTCACCCGACCTCTATTTATAGCGGGACGGAGGGGCAATCGGCAGAACGACTACAAGCCTCGCTCGACGCGGCTTTGGCGGACGACTTCCGCACGGAAACGATCTTGCGCCAAAACACCCGACTGCCCGACGATATCTTGGCCGCGCGGCGTTATCGGGATGTTTACCTCACGCCGCAACAGGCGATCGAGACTGGGCTGGTGCAGGGCGTGCGGGAATTCACTCTCCCGCAGGGCTTCCAGATCATTCAAATTTAA
- the cimA gene encoding citramalate synthase, protein MADRVYLFDTTLRDGAQTLGVDFSVADKRAIAIALDKLGIDYVEGGWPGANPTDDAFFGDAPPLKRAKFTAFGMTRRPGRSAANDPGLAALTNSGAPVVTLVGKSWDFHVDVALNIPREENLAMIGDSIAHLVSLGREAIYDAEHFFDGYKANPDYALACLRAAHDNGARWMVLCDTNGGTLPHEVARIVGAVTQHFPGEKLGIHAHNDTENAVANSLAAVQAGVRQVQGTINGLGERCGNANLISVLPSLVLKMGFDTGVPVAELRHLTGLSHLLDERLNRAPNRHAPYVGASAFAHKGGLHVSAVEKDPRTYEHIPPETVGNQRRILVSDQAGRSNVVSRCRDLGIEVPSDVAKLDRLVDLVKSREFDGYSYDGADASFELLARRLFDDVPEFFTVTSFRVLDERRWNALGKLVTLSEATIRVTVDGKPEMTVADGNGPVNALDAALRKALIPLYPSLEDIHLTDYKVRILSPQDGTKAVTRVMIESQRANGERWTTVGVSPNIIDASFNALHDVISYALLKFGAEKA, encoded by the coding sequence ATGGCTGATCGCGTTTATCTCTTCGACACCACCCTGCGCGACGGGGCGCAGACCCTGGGCGTGGATTTCTCCGTTGCGGATAAGCGCGCGATTGCGATTGCGCTCGATAAGCTTGGCATTGATTACGTCGAAGGCGGCTGGCCGGGGGCAAACCCGACCGATGATGCGTTTTTCGGCGACGCCCCACCGCTGAAGCGGGCCAAGTTCACCGCCTTCGGCATGACACGCCGCCCCGGCCGCAGCGCCGCGAATGATCCAGGGTTGGCCGCCCTGACCAACTCCGGCGCGCCGGTGGTCACCCTGGTCGGCAAAAGCTGGGATTTTCATGTCGATGTGGCGCTGAACATCCCGCGCGAGGAAAATCTTGCGATGATCGGCGATAGTATCGCCCATCTCGTCTCCTTGGGGCGGGAGGCGATTTACGACGCCGAACATTTCTTCGATGGCTATAAGGCCAATCCCGACTATGCCCTCGCCTGCCTGCGCGCCGCGCACGACAATGGCGCCCGCTGGATGGTGCTGTGCGATACTAATGGCGGCACCCTGCCACACGAGGTTGCCCGCATCGTCGGCGCAGTGACGCAGCATTTCCCCGGCGAGAAACTGGGCATCCACGCCCATAATGATACCGAAAACGCCGTGGCCAACTCGCTCGCCGCCGTGCAGGCTGGGGTGCGGCAAGTCCAAGGCACGATCAATGGCTTAGGAGAGCGCTGCGGCAACGCCAATCTGATTTCGGTGCTGCCCAGCCTTGTGCTGAAGATGGGCTTCGATACGGGGGTGCCGGTCGCAGAATTGCGCCACCTAACCGGCCTGTCGCATCTGCTCGATGAACGGCTGAACCGCGCGCCAAACCGCCACGCCCCCTATGTCGGCGCGTCGGCCTTTGCCCATAAGGGCGGGCTGCATGTGTCGGCGGTGGAGAAAGACCCACGCACCTACGAGCATATCCCGCCGGAAACCGTCGGCAACCAGCGCCGCATTCTCGTATCCGATCAGGCCGGGCGCTCCAACGTCGTCTCGCGCTGCCGCGATCTGGGGATCGAGGTGCCGAGCGACGTCGCAAAGCTCGACCGGCTGGTAGACCTAGTCAAATCGCGCGAGTTTGACGGTTATTCCTATGATGGCGCCGACGCCAGCTTCGAGCTGCTGGCCCGCCGCCTGTTCGACGATGTGCCGGAGTTTTTCACCGTCACCTCCTTCCGCGTGCTCGATGAGCGGCGCTGGAACGCCCTGGGCAAGCTCGTCACCCTGTCGGAAGCGACCATCCGCGTTACCGTGGACGGTAAGCCTGAAATGACCGTGGCGGACGGTAACGGCCCGGTGAACGCGCTCGACGCCGCCTTGCGCAAGGCGCTCATCCCGCTCTATCCCAGCCTCGAAGATATTCACCTGACCGATTATAAGGTCCGCATCCTGTCGCCGCAGGACGGCACCAAGGCGGTCACCCGCGTCATGATCGAAAGCCAGCGGGCAAACGGTGAACGCTGGACGACGGTCGGCGTCTCGCCGAACATCATCGACGCCAGCTTTAACGCGCTGCACGATGTCATCAGCTATGCGCTGCTAAAGTTCGGGGCGGAAAAAGCATGA
- the cysS gene encoding cysteine--tRNA ligase, producing MDLLLHNSLTRQKEVFTPADPERVTLYVCGPTVYDRAHIGNARPAVVFDVLVRLLRLTYPNVIHASNFTDVDDKINAAAAARGVPIGTVTAETERFYQEDMGALGVIPPVVQPRVTDHIPEIIAIISKLLAAGHAYEAEGHVLFDVPSMADYGRLSGHSRDELIAGARVDVAPYKRDPADFVLWKPSTPDLPGWDSPWGRGRPGWHIECSAMIEAHLGETIDIHGGGTDLIFPHHENEIAQSTCAHAGAPLARYWIHNGMLRVEGEKMSKSLGNFFTVRDLLDRAPAEAMRFMLLTAHYRQPLDWTEKGLQDAIGALDRFYLALRRVADIEATPEAPASVRAALSDDLNTPLALTALHALVTDLNKTEDWAEQRALKGQILGAGALLGLLGQDPEAWLQRGGTDDLSAEAIDAKLAARLAARKAKDFAEADRIRDELIAAGILLEDGPGGTVWRRKN from the coding sequence GTGGATCTGCTGCTGCACAATAGCCTCACCCGCCAAAAGGAGGTTTTTACCCCCGCTGATCCTGAGCGCGTGACGCTGTATGTCTGCGGCCCCACCGTCTATGACCGCGCCCATATTGGCAATGCCCGCCCGGCGGTGGTCTTCGATGTGCTGGTTCGCCTGCTACGGCTGACCTATCCCAATGTCATTCACGCCAGCAATTTCACCGACGTTGACGATAAGATCAACGCCGCCGCGGCCGCACGCGGGGTGCCGATCGGCACAGTGACCGCAGAAACGGAACGCTTCTACCAGGAAGATATGGGGGCGCTTGGCGTTATCCCGCCGGTCGTGCAGCCGCGCGTAACCGATCATATCCCCGAAATCATTGCGATTATCAGCAAGCTGCTGGCTGCCGGTCATGCTTATGAGGCAGAAGGGCATGTGCTGTTCGACGTACCGTCGATGGCCGATTATGGCCGCCTGTCGGGCCATAGCCGGGACGAGTTGATCGCCGGGGCGCGCGTCGATGTCGCCCCCTATAAGCGCGACCCGGCCGATTTCGTGCTGTGGAAACCCTCCACCCCCGATCTGCCGGGCTGGGATAGCCCGTGGGGACGTGGGCGACCGGGCTGGCATATCGAATGCTCCGCCATGATCGAAGCCCATCTCGGCGAAACCATTGATATTCACGGCGGCGGGACGGACCTGATTTTCCCGCACCATGAAAATGAAATTGCCCAATCCACCTGCGCCCATGCTGGGGCGCCGCTTGCACGCTATTGGATTCACAATGGCATGCTGCGGGTGGAAGGGGAGAAAATGTCCAAATCCTTGGGCAATTTCTTCACCGTCCGCGATCTTCTCGACCGCGCCCCGGCAGAAGCGATGCGCTTCATGCTGCTGACCGCCCATTACCGCCAGCCGCTGGATTGGACGGAGAAAGGCTTACAGGACGCTATCGGTGCGCTAGACCGCTTCTATCTGGCCTTGCGCCGGGTGGCTGATATCGAGGCAACGCCAGAGGCCCCCGCCAGTGTGCGCGCGGCCTTGTCCGACGATCTCAACACGCCACTCGCCCTGACCGCCCTGCACGCCCTGGTCACCGATCTCAATAAAACCGAAGATTGGGCAGAACAAAGGGCCCTTAAGGGCCAAATCCTCGGTGCGGGGGCATTGCTCGGGCTGCTCGGGCAAGACCCGGAAGCCTGGCTGCAACGGGGCGGGACGGATGACCTTTCCGCCGAGGCCATCGACGCCAAACTGGCCGCCCGTCTTGCCGCACGCAAAGCCAAGGATTTCGCCGAAGCCGACCGAATTAGGGACGAGCTCATCGCCGCAGGCATTCTGCTGGAAGATGGGCCGGGTGGAACGGTTTGGCGGCGCAAAAATTAA
- a CDS encoding HIT family protein — translation MSGADASVKPGDEMGTGFALDARLAADTVAVADLPLCRVLLMKDARFPWLILVPRRAGVSEILDLAAADHAQLWAEITQAAAALRAETQPLKLNIGALGNIVRQLHVHIVARLDGDAAWPGPVWGSGTALPYDAPGLEALRARLAERLGG, via the coding sequence GTGAGCGGGGCAGACGCATCGGTCAAGCCGGGAGATGAGATGGGCACGGGCTTTGCGCTGGACGCGCGGCTGGCGGCGGATACTGTCGCGGTCGCCGATCTGCCGTTGTGCCGCGTTCTTCTGATGAAGGATGCGCGCTTTCCCTGGCTGATCCTGGTGCCGCGCCGGGCGGGCGTATCGGAAATCCTCGACCTAGCCGCCGCCGATCACGCGCAGCTTTGGGCGGAGATCACCCAGGCGGCAGCGGCGCTGCGGGCGGAAACCCAGCCGCTGAAGCTGAATATTGGCGCTTTGGGGAATATCGTTCGGCAGTTGCACGTCCATATCGTCGCGCGGCTCGACGGCGACGCGGCTTGGCCCGGTCCGGTTTGGGGCAGCGGTACGGCCCTGCCCTATGACGCGCCGGGGCTGGAGGCCCTAAGGGCGCGGCTGGCGGAGCGCCTCGGCGGTTGA
- a CDS encoding GntR family transcriptional regulator — protein MSDPQNSLAALADWLGESGPRPRTATEFVEARLRQAILSGKLAPGTALRQEELATLFGVSRMPVREALRQLEAQALVDFEPHKGAVVTEISAADAADNYAIRRALEPAALALSIPSLTDSDFERAEDLLSELDGEADQARLGDLNRRFHLCLYGAAGHPKFLALVATQLAAGDRYLRFHLAARGRDHMAQDEHRALLAAARARDVETAQAVLRRHLDVAAASIARFFAERR, from the coding sequence ATGAGTGACCCGCAGAACAGCCTTGCTGCCCTGGCCGATTGGTTGGGCGAAAGCGGCCCCCGCCCGCGCACGGCGACGGAATTCGTCGAAGCGCGCCTGCGGCAGGCGATCCTGTCGGGCAAGCTCGCGCCTGGGACGGCATTGCGGCAGGAGGAACTGGCGACCCTCTTCGGTGTCAGCCGGATGCCCGTGCGCGAGGCGCTGCGGCAGCTTGAAGCGCAGGCCCTGGTCGATTTCGAACCCCATAAGGGCGCGGTGGTCACCGAAATTTCCGCTGCGGATGCCGCCGATAATTACGCCATCCGGCGGGCGCTGGAACCGGCGGCGCTGGCCCTGTCGATCCCGAGCCTGACCGACAGCGATTTTGAGCGGGCGGAAGACCTGCTGAGCGAGCTGGACGGCGAGGCCGATCAAGCGCGGCTGGGCGATCTCAACCGCCGCTTTCACCTCTGTCTCTATGGCGCGGCAGGGCATCCGAAGTTTTTGGCGCTGGTGGCGACGCAATTGGCCGCCGGGGACCGCTATTTACGCTTTCACCTAGCCGCCAGGGGCCGCGACCATATGGCCCAAGACGAACATCGCGCGCTGCTGGCGGCCGCCCGAGCCCGCGATGTCGAAACGGCCCAGGCCGTGCTGCGACGGCATCTCGACGTCGCCGCCGCCAGCATCGCGCGGTTTTTTGCCGAGCGGCGCTGA